In the genome of Halobacterium noricense, one region contains:
- the ddh gene encoding D-2-hydroxyacid dehydrogenase, which yields MVTRIGIHASVETLFPPTVLVDELADVDPEVTVVTSDDLDDVDALVTFAYDDAFLDADLEWIHSVQSGVDRFPFDDLEAAGIRLTNSTGTHGDSVGETVAGYMLSFARRLHAYRDQQAEKHWEWPAWDEPFTLAGSSLCVVGLGTLGQGIAARADALGMDVVGVKRTPTPVDHVDTVYPSPDLHEAIADAKFVALAVPLTDDTAGMIGEAELDAMRDDAVLVNVARGPVVDQDALVDALEADDLAGAALDVFETEPLPEDSPLWEMDEVVVTPHAAAATRDYPRRMAALVRENVRRIAEGERLANGVV from the coding sequence ATGGTAACGCGCATCGGGATTCACGCGTCCGTGGAGACTCTGTTCCCGCCGACAGTGCTGGTCGACGAACTCGCCGACGTCGACCCCGAAGTGACCGTGGTCACGTCCGACGACCTCGACGACGTCGACGCGCTCGTGACGTTCGCGTACGACGACGCCTTCCTCGACGCCGACTTGGAGTGGATTCACTCCGTGCAGTCGGGCGTCGACCGGTTCCCGTTCGACGACCTGGAAGCCGCGGGCATCCGGCTCACGAACAGCACGGGCACGCACGGCGACAGCGTCGGCGAGACCGTCGCCGGCTACATGCTCTCGTTCGCGCGCCGGCTCCACGCGTACCGCGACCAGCAGGCTGAGAAGCACTGGGAGTGGCCAGCGTGGGACGAACCGTTCACGCTCGCCGGCTCCTCGCTCTGTGTCGTCGGCCTCGGCACGCTCGGCCAGGGCATCGCGGCGCGGGCGGACGCGCTCGGGATGGACGTCGTCGGCGTCAAGCGCACGCCGACGCCCGTCGACCACGTCGACACCGTCTACCCGAGCCCGGACCTCCACGAGGCCATCGCGGACGCGAAGTTCGTCGCGCTCGCGGTGCCGCTCACCGACGATACGGCGGGCATGATTGGCGAAGCCGAACTCGACGCGATGCGCGACGATGCGGTGCTCGTGAACGTCGCGCGCGGCCCGGTCGTCGACCAGGACGCGCTCGTGGACGCGCTGGAAGCCGACGACCTCGCGGGCGCGGCGCTCGACGTCTTCGAGACGGAGCCGCTGCCCGAGGACTCGCCGCTGTGGGAGATGGACGAAGTGGTCGTGACGCCGCACGCGGCCGCGGCGACCCGCGACTACCCCCGGAGAATGGCGGCGCTCGTCCGCGAGAACGTCCGCCGCATCGCCGAGGGCGAGCGCCTCGCGAACGGCGTCGTGTAG